From the genome of Triticum urartu cultivar G1812 unplaced genomic scaffold, Tu2.1 TuUngrouped_contig_6976, whole genome shotgun sequence:
CATAAGACATTGCTCAAGAGAAAAACATGCCACGGTTGTAGAGATATTGAAGAGAAGGAAAACATTACCTCCTCGTCCTAGGTCGAGGGCTAGCTTGTAGGAGAGCATCTCCTGGGATTGTACATTCGACATTAACTTCAGTGTTTGGTTTTATCTTCCTAGGTTTTGGTTTCCTAACAACAAAATCAATGAGTTTTACAAGAAAATAATAGAACATCAAATATGAGTTGAGTAAATGTGAATCAATAGACATTACCTTTTCTTCACCCCATTAGTTGGGCAACGAGCTTGCCTATGTCCCAATTCATGACACTTCTTGCATCTATTTTGGCTTCCTAATTGACCCTTTGGTGGTGGTTTCTTCTTATAATTTCCTCCTCCCTTTTCAAGGCAACTTTTCAATCTCAACTTCCTTTTTCTTCCTTTTGAACTTTTGGGGAGCGGTGCATGCAATACAAAGTCTAGTTCAACATTAGGCCACTGTGATCTATCTGTGAGAGGCTCAACGACCCCCCTATAAGCTGCCCTAAACCTTTGTACAGAGTAGTACTCATGGAGATAATTTTCCATCTTCACGTTCCTTTTTCCAATCAAGAAAACAAGTGCATGTTCACAAGGTTTACCTGTGTGCTGCCACTCTAGGCACGTGCACTCACTTTGCTCTATGTTAACCACATGCCTCAGATTGTCTTTATTGATGTCCCTGACCTCACCTTTCCAGTTACTTGCTCTAGTTACTTTCAAGTGCCCAAGCCCTCTTGTTCTATTATTCACTTGTTGTACAACTGCTGGCAACATTTCTCCATGTAGCTTTTCCCCAatctttctttttttttcaaTTAATTTCATTATCTTTCCATTAAGTGTGTCAGCTAGCCCATCTACAGGAAGATCTTTGATTCCTCTTATCCAATTATTGAAGGACTCGGCAAGGTTGTTATGAATGTAATCACACTTGATTTCGGTGTCAAAACTAGACCTCATCCACTTCAAGTTGTGGTAATCATGTAAGTACTTACCAACAGTTGGACTTGATTCTAGAACCTTAGAGAAGTGATACTCAAACATTGAAGGTCTATATGTCTTTCCAGCAGCCCACATACGACCAATTATGTCACCGCGGTATCTTTTGGAAAAATTCTGCATCAAATGCCTAAAACACTCCCTTTGTTCTGCTTGAGGGAAAACTTTCTTAACTGCATTTTCTAAACATTTACATGCATCGGTACTTATAGCAAGCTTTGGAATTGGCCCTAGTGCTCTATGCAACTGTGTCATGAACCATGTCCAATTATCGTCATCCTCAACCTCGATAAAACCAAATGCAAGAGGAGACATCCAATTATGTCCATCTAAAGCGGTACATGCAGCTAAATGACCATTCCACTTCCCATTCAATGCAGTTGAGTCTATGCTAAGAAAAGGCCTACATCCAGCATGGAACCCATCGACACAAGGCTTAAGTGCCATAAAGAATCTATGAAAGTAAACATTACCGTCCTTTAGTTTAGTGTCGACCTCAACAATGGTTCTAGGAGATCTCAGTTCTATCTCTGCTTTGAAATTGAATAGGTACCGGAAGCTACTACCCCACGAACCATATATCTCATCCTTTGCTCTCTGCATCCCCTTCCATACAGTGTCATAGCTAGTGGTTACATTCCAGTCTTCCTCCAACGTGTCTTGTAAATCCTTGCAACCTATATTTGGAGTTTTCCTCAATATTTTCTTAGACCTTTCTTGAACCCAATCCTGCGAGGCCATTGCCGAAGTTAGCCTGCTACTTGAAACATATGTGTGCGATGGTCCTATTTGGTTAACCTGCATACATGACAAAGTTGTTAGTACCTACAATAATAGGATGCTACCATAATAGAACATAACAGAAAAAACGAAGTTATTTAAGCTATGTTAGTACCCTGGTCTTTGTCTTATCAGCCATCAAACGACATGTTATTTTTCATGGACAATCTTCAGCCATACAATGTGCCATCCACCTACTCTTGTTAGCTTTATAAGTTCCAAGGTTGAATTCTTCATTAATTGCCCATTGTCTCACAGCCCTCCTACAATCTATCATTGTTGGAAAGATCGAACCTTTCTCAACTTTTGGATGATCTTTGTCATATAAAATTTCTATGTCTTTAGGAACTTGGTCATCTACTGGTATGGCTCCCTCAGCCATTAATTCCTCACTAACATGGCACACAACAACTGGAGCTGGCTCATTTCGTTGTTGAGCATCCTCGGCCTCATCCTCAATTCCAAGAACCGCACACATGTTTTCCTCGGACATAGGTGCTATTACATCATCACCAACAGGAGTTATCTCAAAAGTGGACCAATCaatgacaacttcatcatcaGATTGCACATATCTCTGATTACTAGGAAGCAAATTACAAGTTGCGGAATCACTGATACATGGTGCACTGCTAGCATTTGAGTGATAAACATCGGAACTTGAACTAATGATATTGTCCACTATATCACTAGATGGGATATTTCCAGAACAAGATGATGTTGTAACCCCCTTTGCATTGTCCACAACTTGAGCAAGCACAAGCAATTCTTTCTCTTCCCATCTCTCAAGAAATGTTGTCAACAACTTCCAATAGCTATCAATCCTCTCAACTGATTCAAAGTGCTTATCTTGACACAAAATATAGACCTCTTGACCAACCCCCCATATAATTTTTGATCTAATGAGTTCTATCAATTTTTCAACCGTAAAATGTTTCATGTTAACCTCAAACTCCACATCATGTTCGGCAACTTGGCGCTCGCTGCCATCATCAAGCTTTGCGACAAATCGAAGAACTCTAACAATTAGTTTATAAATGACAACGCGCAGCCCTGCACTTTCTTCCCTACAAAATTACATAATTTTTCAAACAAAATCAATGATTAGGCCTAACTTTTCATAAACTTCCGATAAAAAAATCAGACAATGATCCAATTCAGAAGCTACTAACCCATCCGGAGCTGCGACATCTGGCTCCATCACCACAATCAGTGGGTTCTACTCGTCGTGAAGCCTTCCCACTatctctcctccaccataatctCCATGTCTAGGGTTCGTGTATGCCTCAACTTCCTGGCTGAGACAGTTAGacagagagggagagggagaaggagggagagagagagatgcgaTTCCACCTGTGAGTCGATGGACGAGGCGTCGATAGGGCGGAACGGCTGGAGCGTTGCCGGATGAGAAAAACGGACAGGAGCGGGGAACTGGCAGCACTCGGGGAAGAGGCACGACGGGGCGGTGCTGGGCACTGGCGGCGCAGTGGGAGGAAGCAGGAGCGGCGGGGCGATGCTGGGCACTGGCGGCGCGGGCAGGAGGAAGTGGGAGCGGCGGCGCAGCGGGTCTCTTCTGTGCCTCGTTTCGTTCGCACTTCCAGGAACGATCGATCGAACAAGGGATCGGAGCCAGGCAGGTGAAACGACCAGGGGCAAAATTGTCCTACAAAAATATGACGTGGGGGCCTATACCTAGAAAAGGAGAGAAAAACTCAAGTTGTGTCATTTAATCCAGCTATCAATCAAATCTGGGTCATCTAATCAATCTAAAAGAAAGATGTGTCATCAGATCAAAGTGCTAGGAAAAGTATGTCATATTATCAATTTGCTTCCATTttgccgacccaaacggacaaacTCACACAAGATTTATGTCTCCCGTTGGAGTTGGCCTAATTACGTGCCAGGAAAAGTATGTCATATTATCAATTTGCTCCCATTTTGCCGACCCAAACGAACAAACTCACGCAAGATTTATGTCTCCTGTTGGAGTTGGCCTAATTGCTTCTCATCCCCTGTTTCACCTACGTGACCTACCTTGCTCCTCTCGCCGTGCGCCCGATCTCCTCGTCCCGGGCGTTCAGTCGTCACATAGCGAGAGATCCCCAAATCTTGTGAACCCTAATTTTCCGCCCACACCATCCAATCTAGGGTTCGCCCAGTCGCTGCGCCTCGTCCCCCGATTTGGATATGGTGCCCCCCTCTCCGGGCGTCCGGAACTTTCGCTACGGGATGCCCCATCTGGACCGCGTTTCACGGTGCGTCCTGGCCTTGTGTAGATTCTTTCTTCTCCTCAGAACCCTGCAATGCATGCTGCTGGTCTAACACACAGAGAGCAtgtgctgcttcttcttcttcttctgtctTTTTAATGAGTGTCAATCATTGATGTATGTAGTTTGTTTGTGATCTTTGGGTTGGGTGGGTGTATGTAGTATGTATGTATGTTAGCCGGCCGGTCTGCTCTTCGTACGAGTTCCTGGATTGTTAAATGCCTGGTTGAAATCGGGGGCTGAGCTCCTTAATTAAATCGGAAATAAGTAAATTAACCATGCTGCTGGAGATCTCTTGGCTCTGGATTGAGACTGACATGGATTACTGACCGGGTTCTAATATTGCTCTTTCGGTGCAGATCTGCTTATGCATCCATGGTCGTCATGGCAAGGAACATTGCAGTAAAAGGCGAGAATACATGGGGCAAGTCGAATTGGCTCTGCTGCCCCCCTTGTTGCAGTAACTATTTCTGCACCTCCACCTACGCCAATGGCGACCAATCTGCCATTGCCGAAGCCATGGATAGAGCAGAGATGAAGGGGCGGACCTCTTCTCGTGTATATACAGCCCACATCCTTAACAACACCACCCACCGGGACGGTTCTATATACAAGAAACACTCTGGTTTTCTAGGTTTATGGCCACTTACCCGATGTGATGAGAGTAAGTCATCATAATCTCTTCCCTATCATAATCTATAACATGGTTTGGTTGATCGATTAAAAATGCATTATCGTGTTTAAAAAAATTGCAATATATATATAGATTGTTATAGAGAATATATGAATTAGCAAAAAAGTATTTACAGGTTGAATGTCTTATATAAAATTTCTAGATATTAATTTGTTTATATATCATGCATGGTTAAGGTCTTAACACTAGTTCTTTTGAACAAATCAACACTATTTTTAGTTACATAAATATGTGTCAGTTTTACTCATAAACCAACAAGCTCTGACTCATGAAGCTGAAAGTCACTATGCTTATTTTTATTATTTTCCCTAAATTAACACAAATATGTGTTGGCAAATCATAATTATAATTCTACTTCTCGTGAGAAATATTGTCTAATTCATTATTTGTTGAAATAAAATATTCGTAATTTTTTCATGAAGCACAACTCGAGCCAATGATGTCCTCGCAGCCCATGAATTGCTCCCCGAATCGGGAAAAATGTGATATACATTATGCAACTCATATGATGCAGATTTTCTCATTAAAATTGGCTAAAACTAGTACCAACGTCGGGTTGGTACAGCTATATGGATATATAGCAGTGCGGGATTATCATGATTCGTTGCTTAATTATGTTGTCAATAGTAGCAGAGATGATCCCATCATTGTTGAACAGGTGCACATCTTTACATATATGCAATTATATTTAGTATTGGATTCATTTAATAATAAAGCTCAATCTCGGTGTTTTATGCATAAAGCTAACTGATTGAGATATAAATATTTGTATGTCATACTATAACCATGTAATTGGTGTTTAAGAGTCAAAGACTAGTGGTCATAAGTTTGGTTGTTGACTTGATATCTTGACTCGACTGGTTGGCACATCAAGCGACTAATGGACTAGTTGCTGATTAACCTCGACTAGTCTTGCCCTTTAAGTTGGATTGGTTCAAAATTAGCCCACGGGTTTCTTTTTAAAAATAGGCCATTGCCAGGTTGAATAAAAGTAGACCTAAGTTCATTCGTTGAACGGTAGTCTCTTTGATGGACCCACACACATTCCCATCTCAAGTCGTCTCGTAGGTGTTGCTAACCTCATCCTTATGCTGACTGTTTTGTCGATCCCTCTGCCTATGAGTATGATTAAGGCTGCACCAAGCAACGTTTCTACTCTTTTTCACCGCCCAACATTACCGCGTACCGCATTGGCTGCATACCTTGCCACCTAGTCGGCAGACAACATGGCACGTGTGCGACCACATCTGCTTGTTCGCACCGAACGCGTCGTGCTTGCAGATCCTCAGCACGCCCCTACTACATTGCCAGCATGGCATGGCATACCGTCTTAATGTCTTACACACTTTTCATCCATATCTGTCCCAACAAAATGTAGAGCCTGTGTTAGCGCTCTCTCCTTGACGGTTGACGCAGACTTGGACACACATGTCTCCGTCTTGTCCTACGGTCTCTGTAGCTATAACTCATCAACTTCTCGAGAACACTAAGGTTCGGTCCCATTGGCCAGCCAAGGAAGATCAAGAGGATTTTACTTGCTGTCGAACCCTCACTTCCGTTACCTTTACCTAAAGTAGACATGATTGACATTCGTGCTGCTTATGGATTATAATTTATTTGAGTGATCTATCAGTGAGTTATAGGTTTTTAAAGTAAAATCAACCGGCATAATTCTGGAAGCTTACTTCATGTAAGGCAATTACTTAGTACAATAATTTATTTTCTTTCCTTCAATGCATATGAGGGTTCATACCATGAATTATCCAAACACACTAAATTTGTTAGCACATAAACTACAAATACCCTTCTCTCTTGTTGTCATAAGTGAAACAGTATCCTTCACTTTTATAGGGCCTCTTTGATAGGAAGGATTTCCAATAGGTTTTTGAAGGATTCTAGTCCGAGCGAAAATTCTTCCTACCTCAGGGTTGCAAATTATAGGATTTTTCTCTCTCTTAGGATTCATTTGCACTATAATTCATTAAAAATCTATCCACTCCAACATTTTAGGAAAAAAAATTATGCCTTTCCTGTCCACAATCAAACATTCTTTCAGTCCTCTTATACTGAAGATGGCACAACACTGTAATTTGTGCTTTGGTGTTACCACATTTTGGGAATCCTGCAATCAAACAGGTCAAACATTTGAGGTGGCTGTACTTTGATGATCTCATTTGTATCAGTGTATGGATTCGTTTATGCAAATGCATGTTATATAATGATGGGGTTGACCTTGCATATATTAGGCAAGTTTGTGGTTAATTATCTTGGCATGATTTAGTTGTGTTATATATGCAACTGAATTATATTTGTTGACAAAATATCTCAAATTGTTTTGTTTTCGAGGGTTTAGATTTTATGCTATCATTTATCTTAGATCTGTTGTTTGGCTAGAAAGAAAAGTGACATTTCTTACTTTACATGAGGAGCTACTAAATAATAATAGTTTTGCAGGTTCTGTTATTGGGATGACTGGCCCTAAGCGATACATCGCAACGCTAGCCCCTGTTCTAGTTGAGTTTGACATGAGGATCAAGAAAGGAGAGCAAGAAGAGGATGATCTACAACTAATTGATGGTGCAATAGAGTACGGCAATCTATGCACATCTGAATACCCATTCACAGATCGTATTAATGGCGATTGCGGCACGGTTGACATTACTTTAGCCCTCGTTCGTTGGGCATTTGAGGCCACAATAGATGTTACCGTATCAAAAGTGCAGAGTAGATTCGATTTATCTCTCAGTTCGTTTGTTTTTATTATCGATGGGTTACATGAGATTAAGCTCTTTCGTGGCAGTATTGGTGAGTCGTATGGCTTAAGAAGACATGTGATTGCTGTAAAGGAGGATACTTGGATGCATTTGAAGTTCAAGGTAGGTCAGAGAAGTTGTAAAAATGATGGTGATCTTGATCGCCATTGTTCCTTCAAAGCAAAAAAACATGGGTACGATTGTCAACAAATCATGCTTGAGCTTGCCTCTATCTCAGTGAAGGTGACCTGGTCGAATGTGCGAACGGCTCAGAATTATAAGTCAACAACCGGGCAGTAATTACATCAAGGACTTAACCAGGAAAGAAATGAACAAGTGCGGATGTAAagcactctttttcatatttgaACTTTAGTTGTGTTATTTGATCTTGCACCGTTTATTTCTTATTTCTTAGGCACTGGAATGCAGCGATTTGATAACTTTGACTGATTTGCTGGAACAAATGCTAGAAAGTGGGACTGTCATATgaaaagtactccctccggtccaaAACATGTGTTGTGGTTCTAATTTAGAGATATGAAAGAAAATCTGAAGACCTTGTAGGACAAGGAAAAAAAGTCGTCTATAATTCCAACCAAGCTTTTAGTTCGATACATATATACGACAAAACCCACAAAATTCAGAGGTTCGGTGAAGATCTAATCATCATTTTACCAATGAATGTGGGCCATGAGTATGAATCTGTAGCTATAAATGTTGAGTTGGTCCTTAAAAGTACGCCCTCCATTCTCAAATGTAAGTCATTTTAGAGATTCCAACAAGTGaatacatacggagcaaaatgaatgaatctatactctaaaatatgccctacatacatctgtatgttgtagttcatttgaaatgtctaaaatcacttatatttaggaacgaaggaagtatggtgaatgttaaATATGTTAACCTCTGCAACCTTATGGTGCTTTTGGAATTGTCGGAATGAGCTCTGTTTCCAGGGTCACACCCTTGGAAAAGCCTACTGGATGTGTATGGGACAAGCTGGCTTGGACCGCACATGGTTGGTAGGTTTAATCTGCAGGCAAACACAAAAGTAACTGCTGCTGCAAGACATCAGAGATCAGACGCATGGAGCACAAGCCATCCGAGCTCCTCCGCGTCGCTTGTTACTGAAGCCTGGGGAGGCTGGGACTTGACACTGTAACCGGAAGAACTGAAACGCCATCTTGCCATGTCCGGATCAACTACAAAGTTTTCCTTTGCCATACAGGGGTAGGCCTCTCTTGCCAAGCTGAAGCCAAGTCTTCTcactttatttatttttgttggGTCACTTTTATCACATGTCCATGGTGAATCCTATACAGAATATAGATAGATCTCTCCTCCTCCCCTCCGTATGAGAGGCACCAAGGCGGTGATCCttaagattgactttgagaaggCCTACGATTTGGTTAGTTGAAATTTTTTGCGGCAGGTCCTGCTGGCAAAAGGGTTTGATGGGGCATACGTGCACAGGATTATGTAGTTGGTGACGGGCGGTCACACTGCGGTCTCGGTTAATGGCAGGGTTAGTAATTTTTTCAACAACGGTAGGGGGCTCAGGCAAGGAGACCTGGCTTCCCCTCTTCTGTTTAATTTCATCGCAGATGACTTATCCAATATCCCGTCAAGGGCTGCCGCGGCCGGGCACATTCCCCCCGTTAGCTCTCACTTTGTTCCTGAGGGGATCACTCACCTTCAATGCGCAGATGGCACGATTATCATGGTCGAACTCAACGATGAGTGTATCGCTCACCTTAAGTTTCTGCTGCTCTGCTTTGAAGCCCTGTCAGGGCTTAAGATCAACTTTGCTAAGAGCGAAGTTATTGTGACAGGGGTGTCGGAAGCCGAGGCCCTGCGGGTCTCTCATCTGCTTAACTGTTCTTTGGGCTCCTTTCCTCTCAAATATCTTGGCCTCCCTATCTCTCACGAGAAACTTCTTGCTAGAGACTTCGCTCCTATGGTAACTAAAGTGGGCAATCGAGTTATGCCTTGGAGGGGCAGATATAATACCCAAGATAGCAAGGTTGCCCTTATTAATGCTTGCCTCTTGTCCCTCCCCATGTTCTTGATGTGCTTTTACCTTCTCTCTGCTGGTACGCACGCGGGGTTTGATAAGCACAGGGGTGCGTTCTATTGGAATGTGGTGGATAATAAACACAAATATAGGCTGGTTAAATGGAAACACATGTCAGACCCAAGAACCTTGGGGGGTTGGGCATTATCGATACTGTGACTATGAACAAGTGCCTTATCATCAAATGATGGTGGAAGATCATGACTATCTCGAAGAACCCGCTCTGGCTCAATATTCTTAAGGCCAAATACTACCCTAACTCTAGTCCTATGTTTGCCTCCTCATCGGGTGGACTCAATTTTGGAAAGACCTTGTCAAAGTCGGGCCGGTGTTTAAATCTCTTGTTAAATTTGTGGTTGGGAATGGTAAGTCCACTCGCTCTTGGCTTGATTGGTGGTGCGGTACCTCCCCCCTAGCGGTTTCCTTTCCGGTTCTTTTCTCCTATTGCCCGGATATGGAGATCTCTATCTCTGAGTTCTCTGGTAATAATTGGGACTTGGCCCTTcgtcgctctctctctctctctctcctgaaGAGTTGGATGACTGGCAGCATCTTGTTGCCTGCATCCCTGTGCTCTCGGAGGGGGAGGACTCGGTGGTTTGGCCCCACTCTGCCTCCGGACATTTTTCTGTTAAGTCTCTATATGCTAAGCTTATTTCTGGCACTCCTACTAGCAAGTTCAAGCTGATTTGGCGGGCCCATATTCCTCCTATGGTCAAGATATTTCTGTGGCAAGCCTATAGAGGGCGGTTGTCTACGGCTGATCAAATTCGTAAACGTAATGGACCTGGGTCCGGCAGGTGTGCGCTGTGTGGTGAGATGGAGGACACGGATCACATCTTTTTCAAATGTGCTTTGGCAAAGCTCGTCTGGTGTTGTATCAGGTCCTGGCTCCACGTGACTTGGAATCTTCCACCTTCTCTGACCTCAGGAACCTTGCTTCTGGTCTAGTTGGGGCCTTTAAACGATTGTTCTAGGTGGGATTCCCGGCTATTTGCCGGGCGTTGTGGACTACTAGGAACAAGTTCACTATCAAGCATATTTTTCATGCTAAACCTGCCGATTGCTTATTTAAAACCTGCCTATTCCTGCAGCAGTGGAGATTATTGACTAAGGAGGCCGACCGTGAGGCTTTTGACTTGATGACTGTCAAGATTCGAGCCACTGCTACTTCACTTTCGCAGCATCAGTTAGGCGGCTACAGGAACTTGGTGGTCCCTTTTGTCGTGCTCTGTCTTAATCTCTCTGCTTGCATGCCGGTTGTTGGCCTGGGTGCCATGTACTTCTTGCCTTCCAGTACTCTTTGTGTTGTTGCTACTCTTATGTCCGGTTGTCTGTCTTGTGGTGAACGCTGCCTGgtggct
Proteins encoded in this window:
- the LOC125531344 gene encoding uncharacterized protein LOC125531344, which encodes MVPPSPGVRNFRYGMPHLDRVSRSAYASMVVMARNIAVKGENTWGKSNWLCCPPCCSNYFCTSTYANGDQSAIAEAMDRAEMKGRTSSRVYTAHILNNTTHRDGSIYKKHSGFLGLWPLTRCDESSVIGMTGPKRYIATLAPVLVEFDMRIKKGEQEEDDLQLIDGAIEYGNLCTSEYPFTDRINGDCGTVDITLALVRWAFEATIDVTVSKVQSRFDLSLSSFVFIIDGLHEIKLFRGSIGESYGLRRHVIAVKEDTWMHLKFKVGQRSCKNDGDLDRHCSFKAKKHGYDCQQIMLELASISVKVTWSNVRTAQNYKSTTGQ